The Apium graveolens cultivar Ventura chromosome 6, ASM990537v1, whole genome shotgun sequence genome contains a region encoding:
- the LOC141668892 gene encoding DNA (cytosine-5)-methyltransferase DRM2-like, which translates to MIGFGVPNATSSIFKEDIEVEGRGPPYFYFENVAYAPHGVWLTIRKELDDIEPEFVDSLHMCAATRKRGYIHNLPMDDRLQIPPIPPSTIQEALPSTKEWWPQWDDRTKLNCIVTRHATASDVQRINEELRNSGPDHPKNIRENVIRECRKRNLVWLGKNTVDFLQPVQIEAIMGFPEGHTRVACKTTQYKCLGNGFQVDTVAYHLSVLKKLFPMGIRVLSLFSGIGGAEVALHRLGIPLNFVDSVENSKDCTRILKNWWRQSEQKSRLIHISDVKKVTSHKLMQWMNEAGRFDLVIGGSPCNNLAGKNLKTRTGLAGEQSSLFYEYTRILGLVRTLQHSP; encoded by the exons ATGATAGGCTTTGGAGTTCCTAATGCCACGAGTTCAATATTTAAAGAAGACATCGAAGTAGAAGGGAGAGGGCCTCCTTATTTCTACTTCGAGAACGTGGCCTATGCACCACATGGGGTGTGGCTAACCATCAGAAAAGAACTTGACGACATTGAACCGGAATTCGTGGATTCGCTTCACATGTGTGCAGCAACAAGGAAAAGAGGTTACATCCATAACCTCCCTATGGATGACAGGTTGCAGATTCCTCCTATCCCTCCCTCCACAATACAAGAAGCCCTTCCTTCCACAAAAGAATGGTGGCCGCAATGGGATGACAGAACCAAATTAAACTGCATTGTAACTCGTCATGCAACTGCATCAGATGTACAGAGAATAAATGAAGAGCTTCGTAATTCAGGACCAGACCATCCCAAAAACATCAGAGAAAATGTGATCCGAGAATGCAGAAAGAGAAACTTGGTCTGGCTTGGTAAGAACACTGTTGATTTTCTTCAGCCTGTCCAAATAGAGGCAATAATGGGATTCCCTGAGGGCCATACAAGAGTAGCCTGCAAAACTACTCAATACAAATGCCTTGGAAATGGGTTTCAG GTTGACACAGTGGCCTATCATCTTTCTGTGTTAAAGAAATTATTTCCCATGGGCATCAGAGTCCTTTCATTGTTCTCTGGCATTGGTGGAGCGGAAGTTGCTTTACACCGTCTTGGAATACCACTGAACTTTGTTGACTCGGTCGAAAATTCCAAGGATTGTACACGGATCCTGAAAAATTGGTGGAGACAAAGTGAACAAAAGAGCCGGCTGATTCATATTTCTGATGTGAAAAAGGTAACAAGTCATAAGCTGATGCAATGGATGAACGAGGCCGGTAGATTCGATCTGGTTATAGGGGGAAGCCCATGCAACAACCTTGCTGGGAAAAATTTGAAGACAAGAACTGGCCTGGCTGGTGAACAGTCTTCATTGTTCTATGAGTATACGCGGATTCTTGGGCTAGTCAGAACTTTGCAGCATAGCCCATAA